A window of the Besnoitia besnoiti strain Bb-Ger1 chromosome VI, whole genome shotgun sequence genome harbors these coding sequences:
- a CDS encoding hypothetical protein (encoded by transcript BESB_068580) yields the protein MTRFVYSNAERLKILRDTDHLSVNDAASAADVTTFTIRYWRRNRAKYLARPPEERRCVEVVPLAQFEQALVEELGIRDGVSARYSRQELSR from the coding sequence ATGACCCGGTTCGTCTACTCGAATGCGGAAAGACTGAAAATCCTGAGGGACACAGATCACCTGAGTGTCAACGACGCTGCTAGCGCAGCTGATGTCACCACCTTCACCATAAGATATTGGAGGCGGAACAGAGCAAAGTATcttgcgcggccgccggaggaAAGGCGTTGCGTTGAGGTGGTGCCATTAGCCCAGTTTGAGCAGGCACTCGTTGAAGAGCTCGGAATTCGTGACGGTGTATCAGCACGGTATTCTCGGCAGGAACTCAGCCGGTAA
- a CDS encoding hypothetical protein (encoded by transcript BESB_068570) gives MCLCAPFSRIPLTCRASALYLFPFFYCCFLVGFLALLPAPFANRPLFSCCCLAFAFLNLLTSIVGQIGVFKRMDAALRGTVVLLVMENLMVFFIGVFVLVHLVSMRPSALAFFQEGDVDSKLRLMTDQRALALDDEDAELRMLAPAARPMGECLLKLSIETRWWIAMVASVMLIICSALTSCCLRAVAEFQAELDAEAFVEDARLLRDSERMMLLQASKGYGPLPDTSLLAGSDSYRWQKDSTSREVSPRAASESDGISTHRLVAGESKHHLHQQQSTSQRAVVVDATAHPEGDNGGDISTASAFPEDAHQIDAVAEADGHV, from the coding sequence atgtgcctctgcgcgccaTTTAGTCGTATTCCTCTAACATGCAGGGCGTCGGCTCTTTACTTGTTCCCTTTTTTCTACTGCTGCTTCCTGGTTGGCTTTCTGGCGCTGCTACCGGCGCCGTTTGCCAACCGCCCCCTCTTCTCGTGCTGttgtctcgccttcgccttcctcaacCTGCTTACATCGATTGTTGGCCAAATTGGCGTCTTTAAGCGGATGGATGCCGCGCTTCGGGGCACAGTCGTCCTCTTGGTGATGGAGAATCTAATGGTTTTTTTCATCGGTGTCTTCGTGCTCGTCCACCTAGTGTCAATGCGCccctccgctctcgcctttTTTCAGGAAGGAGATGTCGACTCAAAGTTGCGGCTAATGACAGATCAGCGAGCCTTGGCGCtagacgacgaagacgcggaatTGCGTATGCTCGCCCCAGCTGCCAGACCGATGGGAGAGTGTCTCCTCAAGTTGTCTATCGAGACAAGATGGTGGATCGCTATGGTTGCCAGCGTCATGCTTATCATCTGTAGCGCTCTCACCTCGTGCTGTCTTCGTGCGGTGGCGGAATTCCAAGCAGAGCTTGACGCCGAAGCTTTCGTCGAAGACGCAAGGCTCCTGCGGGATAGTGAGAGGATGATGCTGCTGCAAGCGTCAAAGGGATATGGGCCTCTGCCCGATACCTCTCTTTTGGCCGGCAGCGACTCTTACAGATGGCAAAAGGACAGCACTTCACGAGAAGTTAGTCCACGAGCGGCGTCGGAAAGTGATGGGATCTCCACGCACAGACTGGTTGCCGGTGAATCAAAGCATCACCTGCATCAGCAGCAGTCAACTTCTCAACGAGCAGTAGTAGTCGACGCCACAGCGCACCCTGAAGGGGACAACGGGGGCGATATATCGACGGCATCGGCGTTTCCCGAAGATGCCCATCAAATCGATGCCGTCGCCGAAGCGGATGGCCACGTATGA
- a CDS encoding DnaJ domain-containing protein (encoded by transcript BESB_068550) has protein sequence MGHAAHEHVGTPEGGSADPFGAPSSSSAVAGRETEDRQVRATAGREEGVCRSETSAKGFHREVKQEANKGGNPANGEAPEAFEAAKVAEEDAAEAKTAEEEDEERPKVEEHAREEEEEKGPSRLKFPSYDDFLKEEEEERKAEEDAEAEEAKGDSANLDAAFELFMSEVKDLPAVTGKSTGHGKKETQAAMRKFKSSEEECLRLTCQTFSSPFQVLLLGAEATEDDVRKQYRKLSLLIHPDKCKHPMAQEAFQVVNKAYEQLQRAEMREKYRDVIEEAKRRVLKENAKENKKRRTQGIDVPLLSEDPAELQTEIMNMCEKMLEETKERREYAERTRQANERYEKEQLEKQAQEELDKCKERKEWLEKRDERVGAWRDYQSAIRAKDVKLQAFTGVRHQREQRKDDDVVKKKQRIQGIDTSYKDNWR, from the exons ATGGGGCACGCAGCACACGAGCATGTCGGCACGCCCGAGGGAGGGTCGGCTGACCCTTTCGGTGCGCCTTCGTCAAGCTCAGCGGTGGCAGGacgcgagacagaagacagACAGGTGCGTGCCACCgcagggcgagaggagggTGTGTGTCGCTCAGAGACCTCCGCAAAGGGCTTCCACAGAGAAGTGAAGCAGGAGGCCAACAAAGGAGGAAACCCGgcgaacggcgaggcgcctgaggccTTTGAGGCCGCGAAAGTGGCAGAGGAGGATGCGGCTGAGGCAAAgaccgcggaggaagaagacgaggagaggccCAAGGTCGAAGAGCACGcgcgggaggaagaagaagagaaggggccttcgcggctcAAGTTCCCATCCTACGACGATTTCttgaaggaggaggaggaagaaaggaaagcagaggaagatgcagaggcagaagaagcgaagggcgacagcgcgaATCTCGACGCGGCGTTCGAACTCTTCATGAGTGAAGTGAAGGACCTGCCAGCAGTCACAGGAAAGTCGACGG GTCACGgcaagaaggagacgcaggcggcgatgAGGAAGTTCAAGAGCTCTGAAGAGGAGTGTCTGCGCCTGACTTGCCAGACGTTTTCCTCGCCCTTCCAAGTGCTTCTgctcggcgcggaggcgacggaggacgaCGTTCGCAAGCAGTACAGGAAG ctctctctcctcatCCATCCTGACAAATGCAAGCATCCAATGGCTCAAGAGGCTTTCCAGG TGGTGAACAAGGCGTATGAGCAGCTTCAGAGAGCGGAGATGCGAGAAAAGTACCGAGACGTGATTGAGGAGGCGAAACGGCGCGTGCTGAAGGAGAACGCCAAAGAGAACAAGAAACGCCGAACTC aaGGCATCGACGTGCCGCTGCTCTCCGAGGACccggcggagctgcagacaGAAATCATGAACATGTGCGAGAAGATgctggaggagacgaaggagcgaCGCGAATACGCGGAGCGCACCCGCCAGGCGAACGAGCGATATGAAAAAGAG CAACTAGAGAAGCAAGCTCAGGAGGAACTTGATAAATGCAAGGAGAGGAAAGAGTGGctggagaagcgcgacgagcgcgtgGGCGCGTGGCGAGACTACCAG AGTGCTATCCGCGCGAAGGACGTGAAGCTGCAGGCCTTCACCGGAGTCCGCCAccagcgcgagcagcggaaagacgacgacgtggtgaagaagaagcagcgtATCCAGGGCATCGACACGTCCTACAAAGACAACTGGCGCTAG
- a CDS encoding hypothetical protein (encoded by transcript BESB_068560) gives MAFLPQRSFSLLGRDSAELFLGLQLQQRRWWTRASGMRSPVKWSRDWEVLNRKVYFAFDEREVRRSLLDAVSAHRKSVSIFYRLINVVPGVAHTLSLPGPHTFLLPTDEACRAHLSAATLDALNARLAFLEDQQTQRLASSRSPLEGGALTASRGGTAAVTAARVVNVTEQLRALALSHVIPGEWRLKTLMLACGAGDPRAQSSWLHQDSVGELITPVMYASRLGGSASPRGRRLTRGTAGAAGQGAKDALDIQGDAEAGRRPPVAHPVFSLPPALSAEEPLRVWVEPSRYAALLPITTSTNFAARGAIDADSETSHGTDEGRSAAHAVGARRFARVGGALNLWIGGALVLKGDLRSHNGVVHLIDKPLVPKQLLASST, from the exons ATGGCGTTCCTTCCCCAGCGCAGTTTTTCGCTGCTGGGCAGGGACTCCGCCGAGCTTTTCCtcgggctgcagctgcagcagagacgtTGGTGGACTCGCGCAAGCGGCATGCGGAGCCCTGT GAAATGGTCGCGCGACTGGGAAGTTCTGAACCGGAAAGTCTACTTCGCCTTTGATGAGCGCGAAGTGCGCCGCTCCTTGCTCGACGCCGTCAGCGCCCACCGCAAAAGTGTCTCTATCTTTTATCGCCTGATCAACGTCGTACCCGGCGTCG cccaCACGCTCTCGCTACCGGGGCCGCACACGTTTCTCCTGCCGACTGACGAGGCGTGCCGCGCGCAcctgagcgccgcgaccctcgacgcgctgaacgcgcgcctcgcgtttctAGAGGaccagcagacgcagcggctggcgagtTCACGCTCACcactcgagggcggcgccctgaccgcctcgcgcggaggcactGCGGCCGTGACCGCGGCTCGAGTCGTCAACGTGACTGAGCAGCTTCGCGCCTTGGCCCTCTCCCACGTCATACCCGGGGAGTGGAGACTGAAGACGCTCATGCTCGCG TGTGGAGCCGGCGATCCGCGCGCCCAGAGTAGCTGGTTGCATCAGGACTCAGTCGGCGAGCTTATCACCCCCGTCATGTacgcgtcgcgcctcggcggctccgcttcccctcgcgggcggaggcTGACTCGCGgcaccgcaggcgcagcggggcAAGGGGCTAAAGACGCACTCGACATCCAaggggacgcggaggccggcaGGCGCCCCCCTGTCGCCCACCCGGTCTTCTCGTTGCCGCCCGCGTTGTCGGCTGAAGagcctctccgcgtctggGTGGAGCCCTCGCGGTACGCAGCGCTGCTCCCCATCACGACCAGCACCAacttcgccgcgcggggcGCGATAGATGCAGACAGCGAGACGAGTCACGGGACGGACGAGGgcaggagcgccgcgcacgctgTCGGCGCGCGAAGATTCGCGCGggtgggcggcgcgctcaATCTCTGGATTGGAGGCGCGCTGGTACTGAAGGGAGACCTGCGGAGCCACAACGGCGTGGTGCACTTGATCGATAAGCCGCTGGTGCCGAAGCAGCTCCTGGCGTCATCGACATAA
- a CDS encoding putative dynein light chain (encoded by transcript BESB_068590), producing the protein MKSSGGTTCAKAIQLFEEKTGQTASDAEEVKLICMLPPIEKMDNSLNTLTTCRHLSLSTNSIEKMINLPNLSIPLCGRSSVPCSENLQILSLARNQIKRISGLEEVGQTLRELWLSYNQIERLDGLQPCVKLEVLYMSNNKVKGWEEVEKLAALPTIVNVLFKGNPFYDTVVTEDMREKALTLP; encoded by the exons ATGAAGTCGTCTGGAGGAACGACTTGCGCGAAAGCGATACAACTGTTCGAGGAGAAAACCG GGCAGACGGCGTCCGATGCGGAGGAAGTTAAATTGATATGCATGCTGCCGCCCATCGAAAAAATGGATAACTCTTTGAACACATTGACGACTTGTCGGCATCTGTCATTGTCAACAAACAGCATCGAGAAGATGATAAACCTGCCAAACCTCAGTAT ACCCTTGTGCGGACGCTCCTCTGTACCATGTTCAGAAAATCTGCAGattctttctctcgctcgcaATCAAATCAAACGCATTAGCGGCCTGGAAGAAGTCGGCCAGACTTTGCGCGAGCTCTGGCTGTCGTACAACCAGATCGAAAGGCTGGACGGTCTGCAGCCGTGCGTGAAGCTTGAGGTTCTATACATGTCTAACAATAAAGTGAAAGGGTGGGAAGAGGTGGAAAAGCTT GCCGCTCTCCCTACCATAGTAAACGTCCTCTTTAAGGGAAATCCTTTCTACGATACAGTG GTAACTGAAGATATGAGAGAAAAGGCTCTAACGCTTCCCTAA
- a CDS encoding putative calmodulin-binding carboxy-terminal kinesin-like family protein (encoded by transcript BESB_068600), translating into MTEFEAGERDEVMPVAASAGHSLPAENDAGDSEHETAGGDSFSEFPRTAGRQEELPRGNEYSPPREGQGETESPPERPAGFCGDAVDNGDTLRSSNARRSHEFTVGAEPGEMGNVPLRDSRQSSAVGEAAAAADNGAAVSAEVRRRTGLAPQTDASSSTRPSAAHSSRGSLSRGGSATGEAVPGREKNQQGSGNKIQHRVAVVEPFLSEKEHDGFGFSDWGSAGAWNNQVEIRRAEAADYEEDHVNAIPGQIPQERSENPTPTPEPATSIRHAESSPERGNAIGEGELKSDDVSEVKSRSSIASLTAQPQRPRPSVKVVVTSDMEEKENQASKRPTFFESLLQDRDINYGVDIGRLDKLRVVSFSGGRVFDAVELEESGIIVKDQKRFVPFDRLREFVQVIVNDMEKMKRQSIDAITEMEWNFRILDQKMKKRCEFQVNEVKRRALSKLSLLKTKVLEHKAQMEYFENQYKELKESFDARLQEFKEQMPRDMQELDAHWMERLGELQRVLDATREELRASHRAQREVGEKMKRLMDEIVRAETEPFDASVNSVLAAKMGDLLIMVRLLISDSSREQVALFLQQLTSQVVADYQEKRAGTLEHENAVLKDACGPEMQTLIEKYEKEIADLQQACEAAQASATLGGEASPNPAEVQRLQNELTVLRAENMILRRRAAGGDAAGDASPLQDETPADSGGADPLIIQDLSRTIEELERQVQSLKSENEQLQTQLVTIEEEKEKGGGAAIAQDAAVAKAGGGAAAKMVQQLQQKNKVLESQVEPMKKRIRELEMAQKRAGGDDDHKMKELEMKLKDAEAENRKQQKQFELELSKSTKGTGMELKKLENQVQKLTERAVNAETTLEATDKQLKDTLKERDGLKKDAEDMKKQMGAAQLIAAEVETLRAETKGQKAKLTELEESYKQEKFLRKKYYNEIEDMKGKIRVYCRVRPMAKYEIEKQCKQSVFPVDEYSVKVLTSKGEKEFMYDRTFPPDCTQEDVYEDTQRLIQSVIDGFNVCIFAYGQTGSGKTFTIQGGVGKPGIAPRAINDLFDTLNSFEKGKFKYEAEVYLCELYNNQLIDLLLPEDKKKSPPALEIKKDASGMVMIAGITMKKVADKETLAKTFAWGLEARHVSGTAMNAESSRSHLIFSIVVRVEDFVAGKRTTGKLSLIDLAGSERVSKSGVTKERLIEAKEINKSLSALGDVISALSSGEAFVPYRNHKLTQVMSDSLGGSAKTLMFVNISPADYNTDETVTSLMYASRVKLITNDASKLVESKQLAALKDKVKLLKRAVEKLKKGEDISDLEKQFSETAEAPTPEPEGPPPEEKDEDFEEPPDLPAD; encoded by the exons ATGACTGAGTTTGAGGCAGGAGAGCGCGACGAAGTCATGCCGGTTGCCGCGTCGGCAGGTCATTCTCTCCCAGCGGAAAATGACGCTGGAGACTCGGAACACGAGACAGCGGGCGGAGACAGTTTTTCAGAGTTCCCGAGGACGGCGGGCCGACAAGAAGAGCTACCGCGGGGCAACGAATattcgcctccgcgagaaGGTCAGGGTGAAACAGAGTCTCCGCCGGAGCGTCCTGCCGGGTTCTGCGGTGACGCGGTAGACAACGGAGACACCTTGAGATCCTCAAATGCCCGCAGGAGCCACGAGTTCACCGTGGGAGCTGAGCCAGGCGAAATGGGAAACGTTCCTTTAAGAGACAGCCGACAAAGTTCGGCTGTAGGggaagcggctgctgctgctgacaATGGCGCAGCCGTCAGTGCCGAAGTCAGGCGACGCACAGGATTGGCACCCCAAACGGATGCCTCGTCTAGCACCAGACCATCGGCAGCACACTCCTCACGAGGGTCGCTTTCCCGAGGAGGCTCAGCAACTGGGGAGGCCGTTCCAGGGCGTGAAAAAAACCAACAAGGCTCCGGAAACAAGATCCAGCATCGCGTCGCGGTAGTTGAGCCCTTTTTGAGTGAGAAGGAACATGATGGGTTCGGGTTTTCAGACTGGGGATCTGCAGGCGCTTGGAACAACCAAGTAGAGATAAGGCGGGCTGAGGCTGCAGACTATGAGGAGGACCATGTGAACGCCA TTCCAGGTCAAATACCTCAAGAGCGCAGCGAGAATCCAACGCCGACGCCCGAGCCTGCGACCAGCATCAGGCATGCGGAGTCTTCGCCTGAGCGAGGCAATGCCATAGGGGAAGGGGAGCTGAAGTCAGACGACGTCTCAGAAGTCAAGAGTCGCTCTTCGATCGCCTCGCTcaccgcgcagccgcagcgtccgcgcccATCGGTGAAAGTCGTCGTCACGTCAGACatggaggagaaggaaaaccaAGCTTCAAAGAGACCGACTTTCTTCGAATCTCTTCTGCAGGATCGCGACATTAACTATG GCGTCGATATCGGCAGACTCGACAAACTCCGAGTGGTGTCGTTTTCCGGCGGGCGCGTTTTCGACGCCGTAGAACTGGAGGAAAGCGGCATCATCGTGAAGGACCAGAAGCGGTTCGTGCCGTTTGACCGGTTGAGAGAGTTCGTCCAAGTAATTGTCAACGACATGGAAAAGATGAAAAGACAG AGCATCGACGCCATAACTGAGATGGAGTGGAATTTCCGCATTCTAGATCAAAAGATGAAAAAACGGTGCGAGTTTCAG GTCAATGAAGTCAAGAGAAGGGCCCTGAGCAAGCTGTCCCTGCTGAAGACGAAAGTGCTGGAGCATAAGGCTCAGATGGAATATTTCGAAAACCAGTATAAAGAGTTGAAGGAAAGTTTTGACGCGAGACTGCAGGAGTTCAAGGAACAGATGCCAAGAGATATGCAGGAACTCGACG CTCACTGGATGGAGAGGCTGGGAGAGCTGCAGCGAGTGCTGGACGCGACTCGAGAGGAGTTGAGGGCGAGTCACCGAGCCCAGCGAGAAGTGGGCGAGAAGATGAAGCGGCTCATGGACGAAATAGTGCGCGCAGAGACCGAGCCCTTCGATGCGTCTGTCAACAGCGTCTTGGCTGCGAAGATGGGCGATCTCCTCATCATGGTGCGCCTGCTGATTAGCGACAGCTCTCGGGAGCAAGTTGCCCTTttcctccagcagctgaCCAGCCAAGTCGTCGCAGACTACCAGGAGAAGCGGGCAGGGACGCTCGAGCACGAAAACGCGGTGCTGAAGGACGCGTGCGGCCCAGAGATGCAGACGCTCATCGAAAAATACGAAAAGGAGATCGCAGACCTGCAGCAAGCCTGCGAGGCGGCTCAAGCGTCCGCCACCCTCGGCGGAGAAGCAAGCCCCAATCCTGCAGAAGTGCAGCGACTTCAGAACGAGCTCACCGTCCTGCGCGCTGAAAACATGATTCTCCGGAGAcgagctgccggcggcgacgcggcgggggaTGCCTCTCCA CTTCAAGACGAGACGCCcgccgacagcggcggcgcggatcCTCTGATCATCCAAGATTTATCGCGCACGATCGAGGAACTGGAGAGACAAGTTCAGTCCCTTAAGAGTGAGAACGAACAG CTACAAACTCAGCTGGTCACAatcgaagaggagaaggagaaaggcggaggcgcagctaTCGCGCAagacgcggccgtcgccaAGGCCG GGGGCGGAGCTGCCGCAAAGAtggtgcagcagctgcagcagaaaaacAAAGTG CTCGAGTCTCAAGTCGAGCCCATGAAGAAGCGGATTCGAGAGCTGGAGATGGCGCAGaagcgcgctggaggcgacgacgatcACAAGATGAAGGAGCTGGAGATGAAACTCaaagacgcggaggctgaAAATCGCAAGCAGCAGAAACAGTTCGAGCTTGAGCTATCTAAAAGCACCAAG GGAACCGGAATGGAACTGAAAAAACTCGAAAACCAAGTGCAAAAGTTGACTGAGCGCGCAGTGAACGCTGAGACGACCCTGGAGGCCACGGATAAGCAGCTGAAAGACACCttgaaggagagagacggtTTGAAGAAAGATGCGGAG GACATGAAAAAGCAAATGGGCGCCGCGCAACTCATCGCCGCGGAAGTAGAGACGCTGCGAGCCGAGACGAAAGGTCAGAAGGCCAAGCTGACTGAGCTCGAGGAAAGCTACAAA CAAGAGAAGTTTTTGAGGAAGAAGTACTACAACGAAATCGAAGACATGAAGGGCAAGATTCGCGTCTACTGCAGAGTCCGCCCGATGGCCAAGTACGAGATCGAGAAGCAGTGCAAGCAATCTGTGTTCCCGGTCGACGAGTACTCTGTCAAGGTGCTCACATCCAAG GGCGAGAAAGAATTCATGTACGACAGGACTTTCCCGCCGGACTGCACGCAG GAGGACGTTTACGAAGACACGCAGCGCTTGATTCAGTCGGTCATCGACGGCTTCAACGT GTGCATCTTCGCGTACGGGCAGACGGGCTCGGGGAAGACGTTTACGATTCAGGGGGGTGTTGGCAAGCCGGGGATTGCACCTCGCGCGATCAACGATTTGTTCGACACGCTGAATTCCTTCGAAAAAGGCAAATTCAAATACGAAGCGGAAGTCTATCTGTGCGAGCTGTACAACAACCAG TTGATTGACTTGCTCTTGCCTGAGGACAAGAAGaagtctccgccggcgctggagaTCAAGAAAGACGCGAGCGGGATGGTGATGATCGCCGGCATCACGATGAAGAAGGTGGCGGACAAGGAGACGCTCGCGAAGACGTTTGCCTGgggcctcgaggcgcggcaCGTCAGCGGCACCGCCATGAACGCAGAGTCCTCGCGCTCCCACCTCATCTTCTCCATCGTCGTGCGCGTCGAGGACTTCGTCGCTGGAAAACGCACAACCGGCAAACTCTCGTTGATTGACCTCGCCGGCTCAGAAAGAGTTAGCAAAAGCG GCGTGACGAAAGAGAGGCTCATCGAAGCAAAGGAAATCAACAAGAGCTTGTCTGCCCTCGGCGATGTGATCTCCGCGCTGTCTTCCG GGGAGGCCTTCGTCCCCTACCGAAACCACAAGCTGACGCAGGTGATGAGCGACTCCCTTGGCGGGTCGGCGAAGACGCTCATGTTTGTTAACATATCCCCGGCCGACTACAACACCGACGAAACTGTGACGTCGCTCATGTATGCTTCTCGCGTCAAGCTCATCACAAACGAT GCCTCGAAACTAGTTGAGTCGAAGCAACTGGCAGCGCTGAAGGACAAGGTCAAGCTGTTGAAGCGCGCGGTGGAGAAACTAAAGAAGGGCGAAGATATATCCGACCTTGAAAAACAATTCAGCGAGACTGCGGAAGCGCCCACTCCGGAGCCTGAGGGCCCGCCGCCtgaagagaaagacgaagactTCGAGGAGCCTCCAGACCTGCCGGCCGACTAA
- a CDS encoding hypothetical protein (encoded by transcript BESB_068610): protein MQGHALSHALRDSGSEDLLTEEEQQLLAELVVFLRTFKDAADVLSDSDQSTISLVFPTLRALKRLCVRPSLTAPMHALRSKLLGALERRFAESEHEIFLTATLLDLRFKHMVDRDREWKVAFLRQALRNTRERPPVPPAPPVGGAVGAQERARPPCSQAPFAAAGAEAPATLNGALSGESPDAGGRPKSAALAAAAGGHSGVFAVSPGAWLGATNGSPVSNAPQPGDPSSSPAFPALAGAAAGAVASANGAASAGLVPAAAAGATSGTASSPPVAGHGVGSLELPRQRTPAAGSGGNGGGGGATTPGGGRGQKGQRHLAGGGGNEAAGAGSMQLAVALAAQQAKKRRLLDFYAILYEGEEEVRFQPAAAGVDGGPGGQGGAEHTEEEEGEAADEEIGRYLDASCVRSRHMEGLSILQWWKINGVQFPRLARLALTLLVVPAGSLAAGDLEEKRARLSGPLVDQLLFLNRNRRAC from the coding sequence ATGCAAGGCCACGCACTGAGccacgccctccgcgacAGTGGAAGCGAAGACCTTCTCACAGAGgaagagcagcagctgctggcggagcTGGTCGTTTTCCTCCGGACGTTcaaagacgccgcggacgtcCTGTCTGACTCCGATCAAAGCACCATCTCCCTCGTGTTCCCCACGTTGAGGGCTCTGAAGCGCCTGTGCGTGCGGCCGAGCCTCACGGCACcgatgcatgcgcttcgCTCAAAATTGCTTGGCGCCCTCGAGCGCCGGTTCGCCGAATCTGAGCACGAGATCTTCCTCACAGCCACGCTTCTAGATCTCCGCTTCAAACACATGGTAGATCGAGACCGCGAGTGGAAAGTCGCCTTTCTTCGGCAGGCGCTCAGAAACACCCGCGAGCGGCCGCCCgtcccccccgcgccgcccgttGGGGGGGCGGTCGGGGCCCAGGAGCGTGCGCGCCCGCCatgctcgcaggcgccgttcgctgccgcaggggcggaggcgcctgcgactcTGAATGGCGCGTTGTCTGGCGAGTCCCCCGACGCAGGAGGCAGGCCTAAGAGTGCGGCGTtagcggctgccgcaggggGGCACAGTGGAGTATTCGCAGTTTCACCCGGAGCTTGGCTGGGTGCAACAAACGGCTCTCCAGTGTccaacgcgccgcagccgggaGATCCCAGCTCCTCGCCGGCCTTTCCAGCGCTtgccggcgcagccgcgggggcCGTGGCGTCTGCGAacggcgcggcttctgcaggGCTTGtgccggctgcggccgcaggggcgacgagcggcaccgcgtcttctccgcccgTCGCAGGCCACGGTGTGGGGAGTCTCGAGTTGCCTCGGCAgcggacgcctgcagcgggcTCTGGAGGgaacggcggaggaggcggcgcgacgaccCCTGGCGGCGGGAGAGGTCAGAAGGGGCAGAGACACCTcgcagggggcggagggaacgaggcggcgggcgccggaaGCATGCAGCTAgcggtcgccctcgctgcgcagCAAGCCAAGAAACGCAGGCTCTTGGATTTCTACGCGATTCTGtacgagggagaggaggaagtgcGCTTCCagcccgcggctgccggaGTCGACGGAGGCCCTGGCGGGCAGGGGGGAGCAGAACATaccgaagaggaagaaggggaaGCCGCTGACGAGGAGATCGGCCGGTACCTCGACGCGagctgcgtgcgcagccGCCATATGGAGGGCCTGTCTATTTTGCAGTGGTGGAAGATCAACGGAGTGCAGTTTCCGCGGCTGGCTCGGCTCGCGCTCACGCTCCTCGTGGTTCCGGCGGGCTCCCTCGCTGCGGGCGACTTggaggagaagcgcgcgcggctcagcGGCCCGCTGGTGGATCAGCTCCTCTTTCTCAATCGAAACAGGAGAGCGTGTTAA